Proteins encoded within one genomic window of Theobroma cacao cultivar B97-61/B2 chromosome 7, Criollo_cocoa_genome_V2, whole genome shotgun sequence:
- the LOC18594779 gene encoding phosphate transporter PHO1 homolog 3 isoform X1, translating to MKFGKEFASQMVPEWQAAYMNYNSLKILLKQIQHLRQKNKQPDTPARLQRDLKLYRTFSGLMQRQNQRANSLNDQDIENEAILVNHVKGNGSAKYETAFLMTAEEGGECEQLFFRRLDNELNKVDKFFKSKVKEVVEEAQTLSKQMDAFIAFRIKVLKVPPRFDHVHPPSTETGSSPKIFTLRAGMVAMNEYKGKPQSDDSIEDNDKHTNYISQDIQEENPKNLTSIRSASMNILNHVKLNEAIQTHFSSSKQTQLNFSKENLKKIEKQLKQAFIEFYQKLTLLKNYRFMNILSFSKIMKKYDKITSRRASRNYMRIVDNSYLGGFDEVTKLMERVEATFIKHFSNSNHSKGMNKLRPKPKKERHIISFCTGLFVGCTAALILALILIIHARNLLDKGGKAQYMETMFPLYSLFAFIVLHMLMYGANVYFWRRYRINYTFIFGFKQGTELGYREVLLLSFGFAALALASVISNLDMEMDPKTGDYKALTELIPLILVTLVIVILICPFNILYRSSRLFFLTSLFHCICAPLFKVKFQDFFLADQLTSQVQAIRSLQFYICYYGWGDYKIRQNTCKMSIVFNTFYFVVAVVPYLSRLLQCLRRLHEEKDPMQGYNGLKYLLTIVAVCTRTAYGLDKGIGWKMLAWICSAMAAIYGYYWDLVVDWGLLQRHSRNRWLRDKLLIPYKGVYFGAMVLNFMLRFAWLQTVLNFKVSLHRKTLIAIVASLEIIRRGIWNFFRLENEHLNNVGKFRAFKSVPLPFNYDEDEERDD from the exons ATGAAGTTTGGCAAGGAATTTGCCTCTCAAATGGTGCCTGAATGGCAGGCAGCTTACATGAATTACAATTCTTTGAAGATCCTGTTGAAGCAAATCCAGCATTTGAGGCAAAAGAACAAGCAACCAGATACCCCGGCTCGTCTTCAGCGAGACTTAAAGCTTTATAGAACCTTTAGTGGTTTAATGCAGAGACAAAACCAACGTGCGAACTCCTTGAATGATCAAGACATTGAAAACGAAGCCATTCTTGTGAATCATGTGAAAGGAAATGGATCTGCAAAGTATGAGACAGCCTTTCTGATGACTGCAGAGGAAGGTGGGGAATGCGAGCAGCTGTTCTTTAGAAGGCTTGATAATGAGTTGAATAAAGTTGACAAGTTTTTCAAGTCTAAAGTGAAAGAAGTGGTTGAAGAAGCTCAAACATTGAGCAAGCAAATGGATGCTTTCATTGCTTTCCGAATAAAAGTTCTGAAAGTACCACCGAGATTTGATCATGTTCATCCACCTTCAACAGAGACAGGATCAAGCCCTA AAATCTTTACCCTACGTGCAGGAATGGTTGCTATGAATGAATATAAAGGCAAACCGCAATCGGATGACTCAATTGAAGATAATGACAAGCATACCAATTATATCAGCCAAGACATTCAAGAAGAAAATCCCAAGAATCTTACCAGTATTAGATCTGCTTCAATGAACATACTGAACCATGTGAAGTTGAATGAAGCTATTCAGACTCATTTTTCAAGTAGTAAACAGACACAGCTAAACTTCAGTAAGGAAAACctgaagaaaattgaaaagcaACTGAAGCAGGcgtttattgaattttatcagAAACTTACGCTTCTCAAGAACTACAG GTTCATGAATATATTATCATTCTCTAAAATCATGAAGAAATATGATAAG ATCACTTCAAGAAGGGCATCAAGAAATTATATGAGAATAGTGGATAATTCCTATCTTGGCGGCTTTGATGAA GTAACCAAGCTAATGGAGAGGGTTGAAGCTACATTCATCAAACATTTTTCGAATTCAAACCACAGCAAAGGAATGAACAAGCTAAGACCAAAACCGAAGAAAGAAAGGCATATAATATCGTTTTGTACTG GTCTCTTTGTTGGCTGCACAGCAGCTCTGATACTAGCTCTTATATTGATCATACATGCACGCAATCTCCTCGATAAGGGAGGAAAGGCTCAGTACATGGAAACCATGTTTCCGCTTTATAG CTTGTTCGCATTTATTGTTCTACATATGCTTATGTATGGAGCCAACGTCTACTTTTGGAGGCGCTATAGAATCAACTACACCTTCATATTTGGCTTCAAGCAAGGGACCGAGCTGGGTTACCGAGAAGTTCTGCTcttgagttttggttttgCAGCGCTAGCACTGGCCAGTGTGATCTCAAATCTTGACATGGAGATGGACCCTAAAACAGGAGATTACAAAGCACTCACAGAACTAATTCCCCTAATCTTGGTCACG CTTGTAATTGTTATATTAATCTGCCCATTCAACATCCTATATCGCTCAAGTCGCTTATTTTTCCTCACAAGTCTGTTTCACTGTATTTGTGCTCCTCTCTTCAAG GTCAAATTCCAGGACTTCTTCTTGGCAGATCAGTTAACTAGCCAG GTGCAAGCCATAAGGAGCCTGCAATTCTACATTTGCTATTATGGTTGGGGAGACTATAAAATTAGACAGAACACCTGCAAAATGAGCATTGTTTTCAACACTTTCTACTTCGTAGTTGCAGTAGTTCCATACTTGTCCCGTTTACTTCAG TGTCTCAGACGCCtacatgaagaaaaagatcCAATGCAAGGATACAATGGATTGAAGTACCTTTTAACAATTGTTGCTGTTTGCACGAGGACTGCTTATGGCCTGGATAAGGGAATCGGCTGGAAAATGCTAGCATGGATTTGTTCGGCAATGGCAGCTATCTATGGTTACTATTGGGACCTTGTTGTCGACTGGGGACTTCTGCAACGCCACTCTAGAAACCGGTGGTTGAGAGATAAACTGCTTATACCTTACAAAGGTGTATATTTCGGGGCAATG GTCTTGAATTTCATGCTGAGATTTGCCTGGTTGCAAACTGTGCTGAATTTTAAGGTGTCTTTGCACAGAAAAACTTTAATTGCTATTGTTGCCAGTCTAGAGATCATTCGTCGTGGCATCTGGAATTTCTTCAG GTTGGAGAATGAACATCTGAACAATGTTGGCAAGTTCCGCGCTTTTAAGTCAGTaccattacctttcaactatGACGAGGATGAAGAACGGGATGATTAG
- the LOC18594779 gene encoding phosphate transporter PHO1 homolog 3 isoform X2 has product MKFGKEFASQMVPEWQAAYMNYNSLKILLKQIQHLRQKNKQPDTPARLQRDLKLYRTFSGLMQRQNQRANSLNDQDIENEAILVNHVKGNGSAKYETAFLMTAEEGGECEQLFFRRLDNELNKVDKFFKSKVKEVVEEAQTLSKQMDAFIAFRIKVLKVPPRFDHVHPPSTETGSSPRMVAMNEYKGKPQSDDSIEDNDKHTNYISQDIQEENPKNLTSIRSASMNILNHVKLNEAIQTHFSSSKQTQLNFSKENLKKIEKQLKQAFIEFYQKLTLLKNYRFMNILSFSKIMKKYDKITSRRASRNYMRIVDNSYLGGFDEVTKLMERVEATFIKHFSNSNHSKGMNKLRPKPKKERHIISFCTGLFVGCTAALILALILIIHARNLLDKGGKAQYMETMFPLYSLFAFIVLHMLMYGANVYFWRRYRINYTFIFGFKQGTELGYREVLLLSFGFAALALASVISNLDMEMDPKTGDYKALTELIPLILVTLVIVILICPFNILYRSSRLFFLTSLFHCICAPLFKVKFQDFFLADQLTSQVQAIRSLQFYICYYGWGDYKIRQNTCKMSIVFNTFYFVVAVVPYLSRLLQCLRRLHEEKDPMQGYNGLKYLLTIVAVCTRTAYGLDKGIGWKMLAWICSAMAAIYGYYWDLVVDWGLLQRHSRNRWLRDKLLIPYKGVYFGAMVLNFMLRFAWLQTVLNFKVSLHRKTLIAIVASLEIIRRGIWNFFRLENEHLNNVGKFRAFKSVPLPFNYDEDEERDD; this is encoded by the exons ATGAAGTTTGGCAAGGAATTTGCCTCTCAAATGGTGCCTGAATGGCAGGCAGCTTACATGAATTACAATTCTTTGAAGATCCTGTTGAAGCAAATCCAGCATTTGAGGCAAAAGAACAAGCAACCAGATACCCCGGCTCGTCTTCAGCGAGACTTAAAGCTTTATAGAACCTTTAGTGGTTTAATGCAGAGACAAAACCAACGTGCGAACTCCTTGAATGATCAAGACATTGAAAACGAAGCCATTCTTGTGAATCATGTGAAAGGAAATGGATCTGCAAAGTATGAGACAGCCTTTCTGATGACTGCAGAGGAAGGTGGGGAATGCGAGCAGCTGTTCTTTAGAAGGCTTGATAATGAGTTGAATAAAGTTGACAAGTTTTTCAAGTCTAAAGTGAAAGAAGTGGTTGAAGAAGCTCAAACATTGAGCAAGCAAATGGATGCTTTCATTGCTTTCCGAATAAAAGTTCTGAAAGTACCACCGAGATTTGATCATGTTCATCCACCTTCAACAGAGACAGGATCAAGCCCTA GAATGGTTGCTATGAATGAATATAAAGGCAAACCGCAATCGGATGACTCAATTGAAGATAATGACAAGCATACCAATTATATCAGCCAAGACATTCAAGAAGAAAATCCCAAGAATCTTACCAGTATTAGATCTGCTTCAATGAACATACTGAACCATGTGAAGTTGAATGAAGCTATTCAGACTCATTTTTCAAGTAGTAAACAGACACAGCTAAACTTCAGTAAGGAAAACctgaagaaaattgaaaagcaACTGAAGCAGGcgtttattgaattttatcagAAACTTACGCTTCTCAAGAACTACAG GTTCATGAATATATTATCATTCTCTAAAATCATGAAGAAATATGATAAG ATCACTTCAAGAAGGGCATCAAGAAATTATATGAGAATAGTGGATAATTCCTATCTTGGCGGCTTTGATGAA GTAACCAAGCTAATGGAGAGGGTTGAAGCTACATTCATCAAACATTTTTCGAATTCAAACCACAGCAAAGGAATGAACAAGCTAAGACCAAAACCGAAGAAAGAAAGGCATATAATATCGTTTTGTACTG GTCTCTTTGTTGGCTGCACAGCAGCTCTGATACTAGCTCTTATATTGATCATACATGCACGCAATCTCCTCGATAAGGGAGGAAAGGCTCAGTACATGGAAACCATGTTTCCGCTTTATAG CTTGTTCGCATTTATTGTTCTACATATGCTTATGTATGGAGCCAACGTCTACTTTTGGAGGCGCTATAGAATCAACTACACCTTCATATTTGGCTTCAAGCAAGGGACCGAGCTGGGTTACCGAGAAGTTCTGCTcttgagttttggttttgCAGCGCTAGCACTGGCCAGTGTGATCTCAAATCTTGACATGGAGATGGACCCTAAAACAGGAGATTACAAAGCACTCACAGAACTAATTCCCCTAATCTTGGTCACG CTTGTAATTGTTATATTAATCTGCCCATTCAACATCCTATATCGCTCAAGTCGCTTATTTTTCCTCACAAGTCTGTTTCACTGTATTTGTGCTCCTCTCTTCAAG GTCAAATTCCAGGACTTCTTCTTGGCAGATCAGTTAACTAGCCAG GTGCAAGCCATAAGGAGCCTGCAATTCTACATTTGCTATTATGGTTGGGGAGACTATAAAATTAGACAGAACACCTGCAAAATGAGCATTGTTTTCAACACTTTCTACTTCGTAGTTGCAGTAGTTCCATACTTGTCCCGTTTACTTCAG TGTCTCAGACGCCtacatgaagaaaaagatcCAATGCAAGGATACAATGGATTGAAGTACCTTTTAACAATTGTTGCTGTTTGCACGAGGACTGCTTATGGCCTGGATAAGGGAATCGGCTGGAAAATGCTAGCATGGATTTGTTCGGCAATGGCAGCTATCTATGGTTACTATTGGGACCTTGTTGTCGACTGGGGACTTCTGCAACGCCACTCTAGAAACCGGTGGTTGAGAGATAAACTGCTTATACCTTACAAAGGTGTATATTTCGGGGCAATG GTCTTGAATTTCATGCTGAGATTTGCCTGGTTGCAAACTGTGCTGAATTTTAAGGTGTCTTTGCACAGAAAAACTTTAATTGCTATTGTTGCCAGTCTAGAGATCATTCGTCGTGGCATCTGGAATTTCTTCAG GTTGGAGAATGAACATCTGAACAATGTTGGCAAGTTCCGCGCTTTTAAGTCAGTaccattacctttcaactatGACGAGGATGAAGAACGGGATGATTAG
- the LOC18594780 gene encoding myb-related protein 330, which produces MVRQPISWSRTFLKKGTWSPEEDQKLITYITRYGIWNWNEMPKYAGLSRSGKSCRLRWMNYLRPNIKRGIFTREEEEAIVHLQKMLGNRWSAIAAMLPQRTDNDIKNYWNTRLKGRVENNLTSATASPTGNNSCMEIEQENSFDADSSFLNTLLELDSAIPTLEDFPEPATYEFYPSENTCTVEDNFVSSQESWEIQSLLEQPLTVEAFDSEDCQAMPPNSQPWLHEPISLYESYSNPVDDFWVNPFI; this is translated from the exons ATGGTGAGGCAACCAATATCCTGGAGCAGAACATTTCTAAAGAAAGGAACATGGAGCCCTGAAGAGGATCAGAAGCTGATTACTTATATCACGAGATATGGCATTTGGAATTGGAATGAAATGCCCAAATATGCTG GCTTGTCAAGATCAGGGAAGAGTTGCAGACTTCGTTGGATGAATTACTTGAGGCCTAACATAAAGCGTGGAATCTTCAccagggaagaagaagaagccaTAGTCCACCTGCAAAAGATGCTAGGAAATcg ATGGTCGGCAATTGCAGCAATGCTGCCACAAAGAACTGACAATGATATAAAAAACTACTGGAACACTCGCTTGAAGGGAAGAGTGGAGAACAATTTAACATCAGCAACTGCATCACCTACAGGAAATAATTCATGTATGGAAATCGAGCAGGAGAATTCCTTTGATGCTGATTCCTCATTCCTCAATACTTTGTTGGAGTTGGACTCAGCAATTCCTACGTTGGAGGACTTCCCAGAGCCAGCCACTTATGAATTTTATCCATCAGAGAACACATGCACGGTAGAGGACAATTTTGTTTCATCTCAAGAGTCTTGGGAAATACAGAGTTTACTGGAGCAGCCACTGACGGTTGAAGCATTTGACTCCGAGGATTGTCAAGCTATGCCACCAAATTCTCAGCCGTGGCTCCATGAACCCATATCTTTGTATGAATCCTACTCTAATCCTGTGGATGATTTCTGGGTCAATCCATTTATTTAG
- the LOC18594781 gene encoding myb-related protein Myb4 produces MVRQPISWNRAFLKKGTWSPEEDQKLIAYIMRYGIWNWNEMPKYAGLSRPGKSCRRRWMNYLRPNIKRGNLTKAEEETIVHLQKMLGNRWSAIAAMLQRTDNDIKNYWNTRLKKRVGNNLASATASPTANNSGIETEQENSSDADSSSLNTLLELDPALKDFPEPATYEISPSENTYTVEDNFVSSQESWEIQSLLEQPLTEVAFDSEDCQALSPNSQLWLHEPLYLYESFYKPVDDFWVSPFI; encoded by the exons ATGGTGAGGCAACCAATATCCTGGAACAGAGCGTTTCTAAAGAAAGGAACATGGAGCCCTGAAGAAGATCAGAAGTTGATTGCTTATATCATGAGATATGGCATTTGGAATTGGAATGAAATGCCCAAATATGCTG GCTTGTCAAGACCAGGGAAGAGTTGCAGACGTCGTTGGATGAATTACTTGAGGCCTAACATAAAGCGTGGAAACCTCACCAAGGCAGAAGAAGAAACCATAGTCCACCTGCAAAAGATGCTAGGAAATCG ATGGTCAGCAATTGCAGCAATGCTACAAAGAACTGACAATGATATAAAAAACTATTGGAACACTCGCTTGAAGAAAAGAGTGGGGAACAATTTAGCATCAGCAACTGCATCACCTACAGCAAACAATTCAGGTATCGAAACTGAGCAGGAGAATTCCTCTGATGCTGATTCCTCATCCCTCAATACTTTGTTGGAGCTGGACCCAGCTTTGAAGGACTTCCCAGAACCAGCCACTTATGAAATTTCTCCATCAGAGAACACTTACACAGTAGAGGACAATTTTGTTTCATCTCAAGAGTCTTGGGAAATACAGAGTTTATTGGAGCAGCCACTGACGGAAGTGGCTTTTGATTCTGAAGATTGCCAAGCCTTGTCACCAAATTCTCAGCTATGGCTCCATGAACCCCTATATTTGTATGAATCCTTCTATAAACCTGTGGATGATTTCTGGGTCAGTCCATTTATTTAG